From one Papilio machaon chromosome 16, ilPapMach1.1, whole genome shotgun sequence genomic stretch:
- the LOC123721792 gene encoding uncharacterized protein K02A2.6-like → MSVGLIGAFEMRSAAWASYVDRLEMYFVANGIKPEVQLPTLIAVMGEEAYELLVNLASPRKPSELKFKEAVDLMQQHLEPTPSVLAERYKFRQRRQTTEENVSEYVAELKKLSRYLMSYGSAYSPKTTLDLTYTKAVKIASTLEAAERDSAAVEKPLDGGSQAIQAVNAISHGGERGVLPRVIRGKGARDGAPGLRGGQSGQSGSVGAERWRGGAAAGERDGGRYAVCTGCGSSDHRYAVCRFRNYMCSWCRRKGHLRRACPERGGRGSGGRRAGDRAELNYAGAEDLGEESLEENFHHLCLNDYRPVSLPVVVDAVTINMEVDTGSAVSCISADTYNLYFKHHRIQSSALILNFYDGSKIKPLGLIKPMVRYGDHKKRLELFIITGGNTSLLGRQWLTELNIRVPMLSVCHKIDVNNGKITWSTELNKLCSRYKELFSGGLGRFTGGQATLRVREGATPVFHRARPLPYALRERVDAELDRMLRDGVIEPVDCSDWASPLVPVNKADGSLRVCADYKATLNPVLQIDRYPLPRIEDLMVRLSGACFFSKIDLSQAYNQIELDDTKKYTVINTHRGLYRYNRLVYGLASSPGIFQRIMCNLLRGIPNVEIFLDDVIIGGKTISEHLEALQEVFSRLHNSGLKLKSSKCVFLVNEIRYLGYVISKDGIKTDPSKIEAIAKLPRPSNVSELRSFLGILNFYGKFIKNMSSRLVPLYELLKKDTEWNWSAECENAFIKIKKILSSVDTLAHYDSKKPLVVTCDASGRGIGGVLTQIDAGSGGERPVAYASRTLTDAEKNYSQIHREALAIIFCVNKFHQYLYGRHFTLRTDHKPLVSIFGPNTGIPAMVASRMQRWAIILSAYSFDIEYVRTDENSADGLSRLPIDCKQSEPTPPEQTYLHCIQDSLCLDYNEIKNETIRDPILAKVLLYIRDGWPAHCELTNMKPYWNRRNELYEELGCVMWGHRLVVPEKCKSKILKIIHEPHMGIVKSKALARSYVWWAGIDEAVERACRECEACAAQADAPPRQTPRMWPWPSRPWTRLHLDFLGPIGGKTFLVVVDAMSKWIEVFHMTGVSASYLIDRLNELFSRFGIPKQIVTDNGTQFASKEFEYFNQYYGIQHIFTPPYHPSSNGLAENAVKTLKRIIKKALQEKRDINRALWSFLLYYRNVEHCTTGESPAMLLLGRPIRTRLDVIRPDREGKVRCAQQRQQEAAGGANRTFDKSDTVWYRQYLKGEKWIPGQVVEVLGSSNFRVRGSDGGVVHRHIDQLRRRPSESRQSLASAPSVLGEQLDSANAQGSDPEGAGSEEDESEGPTGERAPRVAEPPASQPQPAPASPGGSGHVSAAAALRVRPIRQCRLVKPK, encoded by the exons ATGTCGGTGGGACTAATCGGCGCTTTTGAAATGCGGAGTGCTGCGTGGGCGTCTTACGTGGACCGGCTCGAGATGTACTTCGTTGCCAACGGAATCAAGCCGGAGGTTCAGCTGCCGACATTGATCGCAGTTATGGGAGAGGAAGCCTATGAGCTCTTAGTAAATTTGGCCAGCCCCAGGAAACCTTCTGAGCTCAAGTTCAAGGAGGCGGTGGATTTAATGCAACAACACTTGGAACCGACGCCTTCCGTGCTGGCCGAACGATATAAGTTCAGGCAGCGCAGACAGACCACCGAGGAAAATGTATCGGAATACGTGGCGGAACTCAAGAAATTATCGCGGTACT TGATGTCATACGGCAGCGCCTATTCGCCGAAGACGACTCTTGACCTGACCTATACGAAAGCAGTTAAAATAGCAAGCACGTTGGAAGCGGCAGAGCGGGATTCGGCGGCAGTTGAGAAGCCTCTGGACGGTGGCAGTCAAGCAATACAAGCAGTGAATGCGATAAGTCATGGCGGTGAGCGTGGTGTTCTTCCCAGGGTGATAAGAGGCAAGGGAGCGCGGGACGGCGCACCTGGTTTGCGTGGCGGACAGAGCGGACAGAGCGGGTCAGTAGGTGCGGAGAGGTGGCGTGGCGGTGCGGCCGCAGGCGAGAGGGACGGAGGCCGGTATGCAGTTTGTACAGGCTGCGGGTCGTCGGATCACCGGTATGCAGTATGTCGGTTCCGTAATTATATGTGCAGCTGGTGCAGGCGGAAGGGTCATTTACGGCGCGCGTGTCCCGAGCGCGGCGGACGTGGCTCCGGCGGACGGCGGGCCGGCGACCGTGCCGAGCTGAATTACGCGGGAGCAGAAGACCTCGGCGAGGAGAGCCTGGAGGAGAACTTCCACCACCTCTGCCTCAACGATTACAGACCGGTGAGTCTTCCCGTCGTAGTTGACGCGGTCACTATTAATATGGAAGTGGATACTGGCTCGGCCGTATCGTGTATAAGTGCTGACACATACAACCTATACTTCAAGCATCATCGTATACAAAGCAgtgcattaattttaaatttttatgacgGCTCAAAAATAAAGCCGTTAGGTTTAATCAAACCAATGGTCCGATATGGTGACCACAAAAAAAGGttggaattatttattatcactGGTGGTAATACATCATTACTCGGTCGACAGTGGCTCACTGAGTTAAATATAAGAGTTCCAATGTTGAGTGTTTGTCATAAGATAGACGTTAATAATGGGAAAATAACATGGTCTACTgagctaaataaattatgttctaGGTATAAGGAATTATTCAGTGGCGGACTCGGTCGCTTTACGGGTGGCCAGGCGACGCTGCGCGTGCGGGAGGGGGCAACGCCGGTATTCCACCGTGCGCGGCCACTGCCGTACGCGCTGCGCGAGCGCGTCGACGCCGAGCTGGATCGCATGCTGCGCGACGGCGTCATCGAGCCCGTCGACTGCTCCGACTGGGCCTCTCCTCTAGTACCGGTAAATAAAGCTGACGGATCCTTGAGGGTTTGCGCTGACTACAAGGCAACGTTAAATCCGGTTTTGCAGATCGATCGCTACCCCTTGCCGCGGATCGAGGATTTAATGGTTAGGTTAAGCGGGGCTTGCTTCTTTTCCAAGATCGATTTGTCGCAGGCTTACAATCAGATTGAACTAGAcgacacaaaaaaatacaccGTTATCAATACGCACAGGGGGCTATATAGGTATAATAGGCTCGTTTACGGCTTGGCGTCCAGTCCGGGAATTTTTCAGCGTATAATGTGCAATCTGTTAAGGGGAATTCCAAATGTGGAGATATTTTTAGACGACGTGATCATAGGCGGTAAAACAATTAGCGAGCATTTGGAGGCATTACAAGAAGTCTTTAGCAGACTACATAATTCGGGTCTCAAGTTAAAATCGAGCAAATGTGTTTTCCTAGTTAACGAAATTCGATACTTAGGTTACGTAATCAGTAAAGACGGGATCAAAACGGACCCATCTAAAATCGAAGCTATTGCAAAACTACCTAGGCCAAGTAATGTTTCGGAACTTAGGTCATTTTTAGGAATTTTGAACTTTTATGggaaatttataaagaatatgAGTAGCAGGTTGGTTCCGTTATATGAGTTGTTAAAGAAAGATACAGAGTGGAATTGGTCTGCGGAATGTGAAAAtgcgtttattaaaattaaaaaaatacttagtagCGTGGACACCCTAGCCCATTATGATTCTAAGAAGCCATTAGTAGTAACGTGCGACGCGAGTGGGCGTGGCATCGGCGGCGTGCTGACGCAGATCGACGCCGGCAGCGGCGGCGAGCGCCCGGTAGCGTATGCGTCGCGGACGCTGACCGATGCCGAAAAGAACTATTCACAGATACATCGCGAAGCGTTGGCTATAATTTTTTgcgtaaataaatttcatcaatatttataCGGCCGACATTTCACGTTGCGGACAGACCACAAGCCCTTGGTATCTATTTTCGGTCCGAACACGGGTATCCCTGCTATGGTAGCTAGTCGTATGCAGCGCTGGGCGATTATTCTGTCGGCTTACTCGTTCGACATTGAATATGTGCGAACTGATGAAAATAGCGCGGACGGTCTGTCGCGGTTGCCGATCGACTGTAAACAAAGCGAGCCGACACCGCCTGAGCAAACGTACTTACATTGTATTCAAGATTCTTTATGTTTAGactataatgaaataaaaaacgagACGATACGGGATCCAATACTGGCTAAAGTATTGCTATACATACGGGACGGTTGGCCTGCACATTGCGAGTTAACAAATATGAAACCGTACTGGAATAGGCGAAATGAGTTGTACGAGGAGTTAGGATGTGTTATGTGGGGACACCGGTTAGTGGTGCccgaaaaatgtaaaagtaaaattttaaaaattattcacgaACCCCACATGGGCATAGTAAAATCCAAGGCGCTCGCCCGCAGCTATGTATGGTGGGCGGGCATCGACGAAGCGGTGGAGCGCGCGTGCCGGGAGTGCGAGGCGTGCGCGGCGCAGGCGGACGCGCCGCCACGGCAGACACCGCGCATGTGGCCCTGGCCATCGCGCCCCTGGACCCGCCTCCATTTAGATTTCTTGGGCCCAATCGGGGGGAAAACATTTTTGGTGGTAGTGGACGCGATGTCGAAGTGGATCGAAGTTTTCCACATGACGGGGGTTTCGGCGAGCTATTTAATTGATcgtttaaatgaattattcagCCGGTTCGGTATACCGAAGCAGATCGTCACTGATAACGGTACGCAGTTCGCTTCGAAGGAGTTCGAATATTTTAACCAGTATTACGGCATACAACACATTTTCACTCCACCTTATCACCCATCGTCGAACGGGTTAGCCGAAAACGCGGTTAAAACGCTTAAGAGGATAATTAAAAAGGCGCTGCAAGAGAAGCGGGACATAAACAGGGCCCTGTGgtcatttttactttactacCGTAACGTGGAACATTGTACGACTGGCGAGAGCCCGGCGATGCTTTTACTCGGCAGACCGATACGTACCCGCCTCGATGTAATTAGACCGGATCGGGAGGGCAAAGTGCGTTGCGCACAACAACGTCAGCAGGAGGCGGCCGGCGGGGCCAACCGGACATTCGACAAGTCTGATACGGTTTGGTACAGGCAGTACCTGAAAGGGGAGAAATGGATTCCGGGGCAGGTAGTAGAGGTTCTTGGAAGCAGTAACTTTAGGGTAAGAGGATCCGACGGTGGGGTGGTGCACAGACATATCGATCAGTTGCGTAGGAGACCGAGCGAGAGCAGGCAATCGCTCGCGTCTGCCCCGTCTGTGTTGGGTGAACAGCTAGACAGTGCGAACGCTCAAGGATCAGACCCCGAGGGCGCGGGGTCGGAGGAAGACGAATCGGAGGGGCCGACGGGAGAGAGGGCGCCGCGCGTGGCCGAGCCGCCGGCGTCGCAGCCGCAGCCCGCTCCGGCTTCACCGGGCGGGTCAGGACATGTGTCCGCGGCTGCCGCACTTAGAGTTCGCCCTATTAGGCAGTGTCGATTAGTTAAGCCTAAGTAA